CGGCGTTTTCCCTGCCGGAACGCCGATCGAGTCGCTCGACCATTCGGAATGGCGCCGCGTCTTCTCGGTAAACCTCGACGCGAATCTAAATTTGATGCGCGAATGTTATCCCCTGCTCAAGCTCGCGCCAAACGGCGGGCGACTCGTCGTGATCGGTTCGAAAAACGTGGCCGCTCCGGGGCCGGGCGCAGCGGCGTATTCCGCCTCAAAGGCGGCGCTCACCCAGCTCGCGCGCGTCGCAGCTTTGGAATGGGGCGCCGCCGGGATCCGCGTGAACACGCTGCATCCCAACGCTGTCTTCGACACCGGGATTTGGACGGACGAAGTGCTCAAGGCCCGTGCCGCGAGTTATGGCTTATCGGTCGACGAGTACAAACGGAACAACGTTCTCAGGACTGAAGTCACGAGCAGAGACGTCGGGGAGCTCGCGGCCGAGTTGTGTGGACCGGCCTTTGCAACGACCACCGGCGCGCAGATTCCCGTCGATGGCGGGAACGAGCGCGTGATCTGACCGGAAGACAATTGGACCGCGGATTACGCGGATTTCTCGGATGGGGAGAATCAGGAGCTCTTTTCTTTATCCGTGCAATCCGCGTAATCCGCGGTCAAAAAAAGCTTCGCGGCTCTTGCCACCCGGAGAAAAAAACGTCTTCCAGTTCGGTCGAGAGCCAGTGGTAAACGGGGAGATGCAGCTCCTGGATTTCGGCGACGTTATCGGACGGAACCTTGATCGCGATGTCGGCGAGTGGCGCGAGATCGCCGCCAGTGCGTCCCGTGAGGGCGATGGATTTCAAGCCGAACGCCTTCGCCACGATCACCGCGTTGCAGACGTTCTTCGCCCGGCCTGAGGTGCTGATGGCAAGGAGCACGTCGCCCGGCCGGCCAAGCCCGTAAACCTGTTGGGCGAAGGTCAGATCGTAATCGCCGTCATTCGCCGTCGCGGTCATCAACGCCGTTTGGGACGGCAACGAAATCGCCGCCAACGCTCCCTCCAGGCGACCGGCGATATCCTTCCCGCCGCTAGCCTCGAGCTTCGCGGCGTCCGTCGCCGGAAGCCGCCGCCGTTTCAGAAAACCTTTCATCAGCTCGCCGACCAGATGGTCGCTGTCGGCCGCGCTCCCGCCGTTGCCGCAAACAAGGAGTTTGTTCCCGTTGCGGAATGTCGCTGCCAGCAGCTCGAAGGCGGCGGACAATTCTCCTTTGCACGCCTCCAGGGTTGGATAGCGCTCCAGAAGCGAAGGCAGCCCGGTGTTCACCCGCCTACTTTGGCGCGTCTCCGCCCGGTCCGCGAATTATCCAGCGCAACACCACCGCGAGCAGGGAGAGCGCGATAATCACTTCCGCCCAGAAGAACGCGAGGAAATCGCTCATCGTCCCGATAGGCGGGGTGCCCGGCTGGCTGTTGCGCAGCGCTGGGAAGGCAAAGAGAAGCGCCCCGAGGAACGAGAACATCGAGATCTCGATCTTGCGATGGCCGGCAAAAACGCGGAAGACCAGGCAGAGGACCCCGATCACCAGCGCCCACATCGCGATCATAATGAAAACGGAAAAGAAAACCGCCGTCGTCGCGCGCTGAATGCTGATGTCGATGACCGCGTGATCCGGCGTGTTTTCCTTGGCGATTTCGGTGTCGAGACGAAGCCCGGCGACCGAGCCGCGCATTTCGACCGCCATCGGGATCGCTTCGGCAGAAGCGGGCTCGCCGCCCTTGCCCGCAGATGGTTCAAAGAAAAACGACAGCTCCGCGGAATGCGAGTCGAAGGGGTAATCCATCGGCTCGCCATCGTAGATTTCGACGACGGCCTCGACTGGATTCATCCGTTTCCCTTTTTTGAATTCGTGAACGTTTTTCCCCGTGGCGCTCGAAACATAAAGATCGAGATCGCGCGAGAGCATTCCGCCATCACCGGAAGCGAACGAACCATGTGGACTGAACTCGAGCCGCACTACGACGTCGCCTTTGATCGGGTCGGCCGTCACGATACGACCGCTGACATCGATGCGGTTCTCGCCGGCTTTCGCGGTGTCCGCGACCAGCTCGGCGGAGCGGTTCGCACCTTCATTGCGGTAAGCGTTGAGAACGAAGACGTAAAGGCCCGCGAAAATGAGCAGCAGGACAATACCGACCATCATTGGCTTCTTTGATTTCGTCGTCTCTTCCATGGCTATGACTCTTGGTTTGTTTGGTTAACCCAACAGGTTATTCGGTGAGTGGCCGATGCTGCCGCGCGGCTTGTCAGCAGACAAGATTTCTTTTCCTGCGGCGACGAGCATGGGGTTCAAGGGCAGATTGTGGGTCAACGGCGATCGATTTTGCGGATCGAACACACGGGTCTGGCGGGAAAAGTTTTTCCCTCAAATAATAACGTTGACAGAATCTTGCCGAAATTCGTAATCAAGCGCCCATGAAGCGACTTCTTGCCGGATCACCATTCTTTTTCATCGTCACAGGTTTGCTCGCGCAAACTTCGACTGACACACCAGCCGACCTCAGTGGGGCGGCCGCCGCCGGCATTTTTGGCGGTGTCTGCATCGTCCAACTGCTCATGATCGCCATCTGGATTTTTGTCGCGATCTGGATCATGCGCGATGCGAAGAAGCGCCAGTCGCCGAACGCCACTCTGGTGACAGTTTTAGGTTGGCTCATCTGGCCGGTGGGACTGATCGTCCACCTGGTTACCCGCCCGAAGACGATTCCTGGCGGAAACCCGTAGCCGTTAAGGCGCGGTTAGCAGATTTCATCGCCGCCCTGTGCAAGCAGGTGCGGCGATGTCTGCGTACGGAAGATGCGTTTCGCTCCCCGGCCTGGGGGCAGGCCGGCTCCAGTGCGCGGCTCCAAGGCGCTAATTGCATTGACAGCAACTTGCGGAAAATCTTATGGATGGACGCATGAAGCGACTCATCTTCGGCTTTCCGGTCCTTTTTGGTGCCGCGAATTTGCTTGCGCAGCGGGATTCGCCCAGCCCCAGCCATACTCTGAGCGCCGAAGATGCCGCCGCGGTGACGGGTGCGGCCGGCCTCGGCCTGACTTGTTGCATTCTTTACGTGCTGTTGATCCTGGTGAGCATCGGGGCCTGGATTTTCACGGCGATCTGGATCATGAAGGACGCCAAGAGCCGCAATTCTGAAAATGCCCAGTTAGTGACGATCCTCGGCTGGATTCCAGCTACCTGGGTTATCGGGTTGATTGTCCACCTCGTGACGCGTCCGAAAGGCAACCTCGTCCCATGCCCGCACTGCGGAAAGAAGCGCCTGGAAGGCCTAGCGACGTGTCCGCATTGCGGCCAGCCGTAGCACGCCGGCGCCGGATTATTCTCATCGTGGCGGCGGTCCTCGCGATCGCCGCGCTTTGCGATTGGATGCGACCGCCGGAGAAGCAAGTCTCGGTGGTTCTCTATCGAGAAGTCGTCATAAAAGGCTACCGCCTTCTTCTTCAGCCTTGGGGAAAGCATTTTGTCCGATGCCGTTTCCGGCCGACTTGCTCGGAATATTCGAAATGGGCGGTGCAGATTCACGGTTTCCCCAAAGGCCTTTGGCTCACGACGTCGCGGTTGTTTCGCTGCATGCCGTGGGTGCCATTTGGAACGGAGGATCCAGTTCCGCCGAGAGAGGAGAAATCTCACGCGAAGGTCACAACGGATAGATTTTCGAAGGGGTTCTTAACCGCGGATTACGCGGATGACTCGGATGGCGAAGAAGAGCAACAGGGAATTGTCGACGGACCAATAACAGTTCCCCATCCGTGCAATCCGCGTAATCCGCGGTAAGATCCGCCGGTTGCCTTAGAATAACCTCGACAATAGTCGGCACCGCGAACAGAACCTCACCATGAAATTTCGCATCGCCGCTCTCGCCGCCAGCCTCTTCGTCAGCCTCATTCTTCCTCTTGAAGCCAGGAGCGTAAAATTTCCGGACGAAGAGCCGGTTTTTCAATTCAAGTTACCCGACGGTTGGTCAATGACGGTGGACAAGGACGGCGACCTGGTTTGCAAATCGGGAGATGATCCCGGGATCACGCTCAACGTGAACAAAATGAACCAGACCTTCGGGAAGGTGAAAGAGTCGCTTCCCGATTTGGGCAAGACCTTCACGAAAGCGGCGAAGATGACCGGGGTCGAATCCAAGGACTTGGGCGACGACACGAACAAGAATGGCGTGAAGGGAACGATCTACGTCGTGAAAGGCAAATCATCAGGCCAGGCCATCACGGCGGAGTTGCTGGCGATCGAGCCCAAAGATGGAGAGAATGCTTACTTCATCATGTTCAGCGGGCTGGCGGCAGCCATGCAAAAGCATGGCGAGGACATCGGCGCCATCATCGATTCGATTAAAACGATCGAATAAAAAACCTCACCCAAGGGGATTTTCTTAACCGCGGATTCCGCGGATGACTCGGATGGAATTGTAGCCACAGCGTTGTGTCGCCGTGTCCGGTTTCTGGTCCTCTTCCCCATCCGTGTCATCCGCGTAATCCGCGGAGATTCTTGTCCGCTTCCTAACGCGGACCAGCCTGCTCGATCTCGATCAGATGCGGCATGATCATGTCATGGGCGTGCTGGAGGGATTTGAAGAGAATGAGGTAAAACGTCCCGACCACCAGAAGGAGCGCGGTGCCGGTAACGAAATGGTGGGAGCGGACCCGTTCCCAGCGCGGGGCGAACGCGATAAGTCCAAACGCCGTCAGAACAACAATGACTCCGTCGAAACTGGCCCGCTGCCAGTAGCTCCCGCCGAGATTCAGCCACATTCCGAACTCATCGAACGTGAGGCCCATGGCCAGTCCGTAGAGAAGCGCCCAGAGCCCGCGCCTCTCGCGGGGCCAAGGCGCGAAGAGAAGGACTGCGGCGGTGGTCGAGAGAAGAAAGATTCCGTAATTGAGGTGGTGCACATGCGTGCCGCCGGCGTGGAAGAAGAGATTCGGCATCCGGCGTGTCATGATGAGAATCACGCAGACGCGCGAGATCACGAAGGTAAGAAGAAACGCGATGAAGGTGAGCCTGGCCAGGTGCCGGATCGGACGCGGCGGAAGGTTATTTTTCCGGGTGAGCTTCTGCCGCAGTTCAGACCAATTCATATGCTTGGAGATCAACCGCGGATTACGCGGATGACACGGATAGGAAGAAAGCAAAAAATATT
This sequence is a window from Chthoniobacterales bacterium. Protein-coding genes within it:
- a CDS encoding SIS domain-containing protein; this translates as MNTGLPSLLERYPTLEACKGELSAAFELLAATFRNGNKLLVCGNGGSAADSDHLVGELMKGFLKRRRLPATDAAKLEASGGKDIAGRLEGALAAISLPSQTALMTATANDGDYDLTFAQQVYGLGRPGDVLLAISTSGRAKNVCNAVIVAKAFGLKSIALTGRTGGDLAPLADIAIKVPSDNVAEIQELHLPVYHWLSTELEDVFFSGWQEPRSFF
- a CDS encoding DUF4436 family protein, producing MEETTKSKKPMMVGIVLLLIFAGLYVFVLNAYRNEGANRSAELVADTAKAGENRIDVSGRIVTADPIKGDVVVRLEFSPHGSFASGDGGMLSRDLDLYVSSATGKNVHEFKKGKRMNPVEAVVEIYDGEPMDYPFDSHSAELSFFFEPSAGKGGEPASAEAIPMAVEMRGSVAGLRLDTEIAKENTPDHAVIDISIQRATTAVFFSVFIMIAMWALVIGVLCLVFRVFAGHRKIEISMFSFLGALLFAFPALRNSQPGTPPIGTMSDFLAFFWAEVIIALSLLAVVLRWIIRGPGGDAPK